The Bradyrhizobium barranii subsp. barranii genome segment CGACGATCTCGTCGGCCAGTATATCGGCCATACCGCGCCGAAGACGAAGGAGATCTTGAAGAAGGCGATGGGCGGCGTGTTGTTCATCGACGAGGCCTACTATCTCCACCGGCCCGACAACGAGCGCGATTACGGCCAGGAGGCGATCGAGATCCTGCTCCAGGTGATGGAGAACCAACGCGAGGACCTCGTCGTGATCCTCGCCGGCTATGGCGAGCGAATGACGAGCTTCTTTGCCTCCAACCCGGGCTTCCGTTCGCGCATCGCCCATCACATCGACTTCCCGGACTATGCGGAAGCCGAGCTTCTGGTCATCGCCGAGCTGATGCTGAAGGAGCGAGGATACCGCTTCTCGGCTGCGGCACGCGAGGCCTTCGAGAAATACATCGAACTGCGCCGGACCCAGCCGTTCTTCTCCAATGCGCGCTCGATCCGCAATGCGGTCGACCGCATCCGCCTGCGGCAGGCCGACCGCCTCGTGTCTGATCTCAACCGGATGCTCGATGTCGCCGATCTCGAGACGATCGATCCGACGGATGTCCTTGCGAGCCGCGTTTTCAGCGGTGGTGCGGACGCGCAGAGGAGTGCGACGCCATGACGGGAGAAATCCTCATCGCGCCTTCGATCCTGGCCGCCGATTTCGCGCGCCTCGGGGAGGAGATCAGGGCAATTGATGCCGCCGGCGCCGACTGGATCCACTGTGACGTCATGGACGGACATTTCGTGCCGAACATCAGCTTTGGCGCCGACGTCATCAAGGCGATCCGGCCGGCGACGGCGAAGATCTTTGACGTGCATCTGATGATCGCGCCGACCGATCCCTATCTGGAGGCGTTCGCAAAAGCAGGTGCCGACGTCATCACGGTTCATGCCGAAGCCGGCCCGCATCTGGACCGCTCGCTCCAGGCCATCCGCGCGCTCGGCAAGAAGGCTGGTGTCAGCCTGTGTCCGACTACACCGGAAGCTGCGATCGAATACGTGCTTGATCGTCTCGACCTCGTGCTGGTGATGACGGTCAATCCCGGCTTCGGCGGCCAGTCCTTCCTCGACTCCCAGATCGAGAAGATCAGGCGCATTCGAAGCATGATCGGCGACCGGCCGATTCGGCTCGAGGTCGATGGCGGCATCACGCGCGACAATGCCGCCGCCGTGGCTGCCGCGGGCGCCGATACCCTCGTGGCAGGATCGGCCGTGTTCCGCGGCAAGAGCAGCGCCGATTATGCGGGCAACATCGCCGCCATCCGCGCTGCTGCGGAATCCGGCAGGGTTCCGAAGCTGCAACATGGTTCGGCGCAGACGATCCGGGCCGGCGAGACCGCGCTCACCCGGTAGAATACGGCATACAGGCGTGGCGGAGCCGGCGTCGCGCTGGTTGTGCTATGGCGTGCCATTCCGTCCGGGGTTCTACAGGGCACGCTGCACGGCGCAGCGGGCCTTCCGCGCGCGAGAGTTCTGCGCAGAAATGCAAGGCAATCTCATCGGGTGGCCAGAATCGATCGAACGGTATCTTGATCTGATCGGCATCTCCGTCGCGCGCCAGCACTACGCCTGGCCAATGAGTTCCACGTGGAGTCCTCCGATAGGAACCAATGGGGGCCTGCGCGTTTCCCAGACGTTAACCCAGCTTGCGCGGGGCGCTTCGCATGCAGTAAATGTTTTGCATAACCGCCATCGGCCTGACGTAAATCAGGGCAATAAGCTCAGTGAATGCGAGGGAGGGTCTCATGGAGAACGTACGTCGCTACCGGGCCCTGGCGTCTCTCTGTCGTCAGCAGGCGGCCTATCGGCCGCTCCAGAACTGGCAACTCCTTGGCCAAGCCGAACATTTCGAATATCTCGCCGAGATTGCGCTGAAGGCGCATTTCGATGCGTGCAATGCGCAGCCCGAGGACGACGCCATCGCCACCGCGCCATTTGAGACCCCCGCCGCGGCGTGAGCGCGTCGGTCCGTTGCGGATCATCTCTCGATCAATGCGACATCAGCGTCGGGACCGTCATGGCTTCCAGCATGGCGCGGGTGACGCCGCCGAGGAAGCGTTCCTGTAGCCTTGAGTGGCCGTAGCCGCCCATGACCAGGAGATCGAGGCTCTCGTCGGCGGCCAGCGACAGGATAGTCGGCTGGATGTCGGCGCGCGCCGCCGACAGGCTGACCGTGCGGGTAGACAACCCGCGCCGGCCGAGGTGTCTTGCCAGATGGCTTGCCGAGACTTCGTCGGGAACCGCGTCGGCTTCGTTGATCGTGATGATCACGATCTCCTCGGCGCGGGCCAGGAAGGGAGCGGCGTCGCGCATCGCGCGGGCGGCGAGGCGGCTGCCATCCCAGCAGATGCCGATCCGGTTCGCCCTGAATGACCCACGAAAGGTGTAGGGCAGGAACAGCACCGGTCCGCCCGCCTGGAACAGGATCTCGCCGGGCATGTCATTGTCGAATGAGCCTTGCGCCGGATCGGGCTGCAGCACGATGCTGAGATCGTGGAGCCGCGCCATCTCGCCGAGCGAGCCGGCTGCGTCCGCCGGGATTGCGCCGAGCGGGTGGCAGGTGCAGGAGATGCCGGCGTTCGTGGCTTCGCTCCGAAATATCGCCAACGCGGCCTCGGCACGCTCCACCGCGCGCTCGCGCTCCATCTCGAACACCGCCGCTACGGCGGCACCGCCATCCAGGACATAGGCAGTGCTGCTCGCGACGTACCCGACGGCGACCGCGTCGACGTGTGCGTTGAGTCTCGCCGCGAGCGAGATTGAGCCGTCGATCACCGCGCTCATCGGGCGCTCGGTCGGGATGTGGACGAGAATGTCTTTGTACATGGCGCGCCTCCGGTGGACATCATCCAGTGGCCGCAGTCTATCACGGCGCACGGGGCCTGCGTTGAGCCGCATCAAATGTGCAGCCCTGATTTTCGCGGTACCTTTGCCAAGATTTAATCGGACGGACGGGACGCCGTAAGGTGACGATGTCCATGTTGGTTGCAAGGCGACTTACCCAACATGGACATTTCGACATGAACGATCACGTCAATTCCGACACCACCACGTCCCGCAAGATCTTGAAGCCGCGCCGGCTTGCGCTGCTGGGCACCGTGGCCGCGCTTGGCGTGGCCGTGCTCGCTGCCTCTCCCGCCTCTTCGCAGTTCGGTCTGAATTCCTTCATCGGGCCGGCCCAGGCGGCGGAAGCCGCCGCGACGCCGCCGGGCTTCGGCGATCTCGTCAGCAAGGTCAAACCCGCCGTCATCTCGGTGCGGGTCAAGATCGACCAGGACAATGACAAGAGCGCGATGCTGCAACAGAACCGGATGGATTCGGACGAGGATTCGCCGTTCGACCAGTTTTCGCGGCAGTTCGGCTTCCGCGGTCCGGGTGGCATGAACGGCATGCCGCGCCAGCGCCACCAGATGATCACGGGCGAGGGTTCCGGCTTCTTCATCTCCGCCGACGGCTATGCCGTGACCAACAACCACGTCGTCGATCACGCCGAGTCGGTGCAGGTGACCATGGATGACGGCACGAGCTACACCGCGAAGGTGGTCGGCACCGATCCGAAGACCGATCTCGCGCTGATCAAGGTCGATGGCAAGAGGGACTTCCCGTTCGTTAAATTCTCCGACCAGAAGCCGCGGATCGGTGACTGGGTGGTCGCGGTCGGCAATCCCTTCGGCCTCGGCGGCACCGTGACCGCCGGCATCGTCTCGGCCAACGGTCGCGACATCGGCAACGGTCCCTATGACGACTTCATCCAGATCGACGCGCCGATCAACAAGGGCAATTCCGGCGGTCCGGCCTTCGACATGAACGGCAATGTGATCGGCGTGAACACCGCGATCTTCTCGCCCTCCGGCGGTTCGGTCGGTATCGGCTTCGACATTCCGGCTTCGACCGCGAAGCTGGTCGTCGCGCAGTTGAAGGACAAGGGCTCGGTCACCCGCGGCTGGCTCGGCGTGCAGGTGCAGCCGGTGAGCGCAGAGATCGCCGACAGCCTCGGCCTCAAGGAGGCGCGCGGCGCGATCGTGGACAATCCGCAGGACGGCAGCCCTGCGGCGAAGGCCGGCATCGAGGCGGGCGACGTCATCACCGCCGTCAACGGTACCGCGATCAAGGACTCCCGCGATCTCGCCCGCACCATTGCCACCCTGGCGCCGGGCACCTCCGTGAAGCTCGACGTCTTCCACAAAGGCGCGAGCAAGACGGTGACACTCGCCCTCGGCGAGTTGCCGAACGAGCGGCAGGCCAAGGCCGGCGAGGGCAAGGCGCAGCCGAACACCGGCACGCCGCGCCTCGGTCTCAGCCTGGCGCCGGCAGGCGACGTCCAGGGCGCGGGCCAGAAGGGCGTCGTCGTGACCGAGGTCGATCCGCAGGGACCCGCCGCGCAGCGCGGCATCCAGACCGGCGACGTCATCCTCAATGTCGGCGGCAAGGCCGTTGCCAATGTCGGTGACGTCCGCTCCGAGCTGGCACAGGCCAAATCATCCGGCAAGAACAGCGTGCTGTTGCAGGTGAAGAGCCAGGAAGCGACGCGGTTCGTCGCGGTGCCGCTGGCCTAAGCCTCGCGCTTCCGGCGGTAGACTCAAAAGGCGGCCTGCGGGCCGCCTTTTTCGTGCGCGTCTGGAAGATTCCCACAGGTGCCGATAACATTCTCGTTAACGGCAGCGTTGATGACGGGTTCGTCCGAAAAAGCCGCGTTCGCTCGTCACAGTTCGGAATCACGTGTTGGGCTTTGGCGTCAATGAAGACGCCCAGGCGAATTGCAGGAGTGGAACTTCGAACGCCCGGCCCTCTTGTGGAACCGGAGGTTCGCATTTGATCGGTGCCGACATGGATCGATTGAAGCTCTCGCTGAGGTGTGCGCTGCTCGTGGCGCCGCTTGTCCTGACGACCGGAAGCGCCCTGGGGCGCGACGATGGCCGCTACGCCAACTCGCCGCTAAAGCCCTGGTTCGACAGTTTGCGCAGCCATCTCGGGCCCTGCTGCTCGGATGCAGATGGCTTTGCTGTATCCGACCCCGATTGGGAATCGCACGATGGGCACTATCGCGTGCGGCTCGACGGGCAGTGGGTGGACGTGCCTGATGAGGCCGTCATCACCGAGCCAAACCGGGCTGGCCACACCATGGTGTGGCCGGTGAAGACTGCGTTCGGGATTTCGATCCGCTGCTTCATGCCGGGCAGCATGATCTGACGCGGGTGGGCGTTACCGCTTGCTGGATTTGTGCTTCGAGGTCTTCTTCGTTGTCTTGGTCGTCTTCCTGGCCGTCTTCTTGGCTGTCTTCTTCTTGGACGTTTTCCGCTTCGACGCCTTCTTCGGGACTTTCTTGCCCTTCGCGCGCGCTTCCGATAGGCCGATTGCGATCGCCTGCTTGCGACTCTTCACGCGTCCGCCACGACCGCCGGGGCCGCTTTTCGCGGTGCCCTTCTTATAGCGGCGCATCTCGCGCTCGACATCACCGCCGGCGCTGCGCGAGTAGCGGCGTTTCTTTGCCTTGCGTGCCATCAACTCTCTCCCTTGGCCCGGGGAAAGAACCGCATCACTGACCCAACGTTCCAAATGCGCGGCGGGGCCCCTCAGAAGGAGTTCGCCAACTCGATCTCGTCTTCCAGCGCTCGAATGCGGCGCGCAGCCTCAGTCGAGGACAGAGCCCGATCGTATTGAGTGGGCTGATAGGCCTCCTCGCTCAGACGCTTCAGCCTCAGCCCCTGCGCTCGCGTCATCTGCTCAGTGAGGAAAACCCTGGCGTCGTATTTACCCTGAACCTGCATCTGGCCTCTCCGTTCTCAAATCGTGACTTGACTATATGTTCTTATTTTGTTCTAACAAGCCATGGACAACAGAATTAATGAAATTCGACGCAAAATCAGCGCCTTGAGGCTCGAAATGGCCGACATCGAGGTGGCTGTGCGCGACCTAGTCGATCGCGACCGCGACTGCACAGAAAAGGCCCTGGCGCAGATGGATCTGCGCCGGAAAATCAACCTGCTGATCGGCGAATGGAAGGCGGCCGGTGGCGGCGATGTCCTGCCTGACGTCCGCGAGCGGGTACGGCTTCGTCCTGCAACGACATCCGGTCATCCGCTGCGCGTGATCGCGCGCCGCTGAGAATTTTGGGAGCGTGCGGTGGAGGAAGACCCGGACACGTGCCGGATTCTAAAACTGCGCGCCGAAATTCTCGAACTCGGCTCCGCCATCCGGCAATTGCAGCGCGAGGGTCTCGACGATGCTGCAGCGCAGCTCCTGATCGCACGCAAACGTGCACAGCTCGAGCATCTCGTGAAGGCGAATGCGGTGGGACGGCCGCTTTAGCGATGTGACGTTGGAAGGATTCCCAATCCAGCTCCAAGGCTCCAGCTCCAAAGCGAAAGGCCCCGCGTCGCCGCGAAGCCTTTGATCGTCGGCCGGAGCTCACTTGGTGTTGCTCATGCCGCCCTTGTTGTTCGTCATGGTGCCGCCTTGGTCGGAGCCGGGGCCAGAACCACCTTGACCGGAGGGATCAGCGCCCTTGGAGGACTTGGTGTTGGCACCCGTGGTCTGCGACGACGACATCGAGGATCCTTGCTTGGCCTTGTGCGACTTGGCCTGCGCGGCGAACGGAGCGGCGGCGAGGCCGGTTGCCAGCATCACGGTGAGAGCGAGCTTGGTGGTTTTCATGCGCGGGAACTCCCTGAGTTGAATTGACGCAGGCAGCCAACCGTCATTTGCCGCAGGAGTTCCGAACGAAAGCGCCCGGTGCGCGTCACGCGCGCTTCAAAATTCCTTGTCCTCGGCGAGCATGAACACGAGGCCCGTGAGCGTCGCGCCGATCGCGAACGTCGTCACCAGTGTGATGATGAAGACCATGGCGGCCGAATGTCCGCCGTGGTTCAGCAAATTTGCGACCGCCGGATTGAAAAGGACGAGGGCGAGACCGAAGAGAAGGCCGAGGGCTGCGCCCATCATCGCATGCGTCATCAGCTTGATGACGCCGGTCGGAGAGATGAGGCTCGGCGACTTTTTCCCGCGCATGGAACCGCCTCGCGGTGTGGCATAAAACGCGCGCGACGATTGTGGGTTCCATTGTCATGACGATTTTGTCATTCGCCGCTTCATCCGACGTTCATGGCGGTCTTGCCAGGATGAATGCCATCAACACGGGAACATTCGATATGGGTAAGGTCGTCTTTCTCTATCGCTCGCTGGCCTATCGCAACGCGGCTGCGGACATGCTGCGCAAGGCGCGCAAGCTGCCGCGCGGCGCCGAGCGGAGCGCAGCCCGCCGTTACGCGCGGGCGCTGCGCGAGCTTTCGCAAACGGAAGCCTGGCTGGAAGGACGTGTCGCTGACGAACCGCAGGCGATGCAGCGCATGAGGGTCGCCGCGACGCGCTAGACCATGATCGGTTCTGAGTGAATCAGGGCCGAAGCTCCAGATTCTTGTCTTTACGCGCGAACCGGAGCCCACGTCGCTCGCAAATGCTTAGCCTGAGGCCCGCTGAAGGGGTTCGGACGTCGCCGCGTCGAACTTGCTCGCGGCCGCCGGCGCTACGGTCTTCCGCGTCAGCGGCACCTCAAGGCGGCACAACAGGCCTTCGGCACGCCAGTTGAATTCCGCCTGTCCGCCGAGTTGCGATTCCACACTGGCAAGCAGGCTCCGCGTGCCGAAGCCACGGGATTTCGGCGTCCTCACCAGCGGACCGCCGGTTTCGTCCCACGTCAGTGTGAGGTGGTCGTCCTCGACCTGCCAGCCGATCGCAAGCCGCCCCGACCGCGTCGAGAGCGCGCCATATTTCGCCGAGTTGGTGAAGAGCTCGTGCAGCGCCAGCGCCAGCGCCAGCGTCTGCGCTGTCGCCGGCGCCAGCTGAACTTCCGGACCGGCCAGCTTGATCTGGCCGCCGAGCGAGTAGGGCGCGAGCTCCTCGTCGATCAGCCTCGAGAGTTCGGCGCCCTGCCAGCTCGACAGCGACAGGATCGTGTGCACGCGCGCCAGCGCGTTGATGCGCCCCTCGACGGCGTTGACGTAAGCCTTGACCTCGTCGGCGCGGGTGAGGCGCACGATCGATTGCGCCAGCGCCAGCGCGTTCTTGGCGCGATGATCCACCTCGCGGGCCAGCAGGTTTTGTCTCTCTTCCGCGCGTTTGCGTTCGGTGATGTCCACGGTGACGCCGCTCACGCGCACCACGCGGCCGCCCTGGTCCACCGTCGCGGCCGCGGTGCCGACGCACCAGCGCACATCGCCATCGGGCCGGCTGACGCGAAACTCTCCTTCATAGGCGTGCGCGCCGGTATTGAACGCGGCAATCGCCTGGCCGAACTGGTCGACGTCATCAGGGTGCAGCAGCGCCTGGATGTTGGCTGAGGTGACATTGAAGGTCTCCGGCGTCACGCCGAAGATGCGGTACTGGCCTTCGTCCCACATCCAGTCGCCGTTGACCCAGTCCCAGTCCCACGATCCCATCTTGCCGGCGGCGATCGCCATGCTGCGCCGCTCTTCGCTCTCGCGCAGCTTTGCGGTGGAATTCTCCAGCTCGGCCGTGCGCGCGCGAACGCGGTCCTCGAGCTCCCGGTTCAGCCGTTCGAGCTCGCGCGTCTTGCGGTAGAGTTCGGCAAACACCTTGATCTTGGCGCGCAGCACCTCCGGCACCACAGGCACCGGCACGTAATCGACCGCGCCCATCTCGTAGCCGCGCAACCGGTCGATGTCGCTCACCTGGATCGCGGAGATGAAGATCATCGCGGTCTTCTGGAAGCGCGGATGCTCCCGGATCATCGCGGCCAGCTCGAATCCGTCGAGCTCGGGCATGCAGACGTCGACCAGGATCACCGCGATCTCGGTCTTGAGCAGCACCTCCAGCGCCTCGCGGCCCGATGATGCGATCACGAGGTTCTCGCCGAGTTCCTTCAGGATCACCTCGTAGGCGAGCAGCTTGGCCGGCTGGTCGTCGACGAGGAGGATGTTGACCTTTTCGTGGTCCATTCGCGGATCCAAACTCAGCGGTGCAGCCACATGCGGATTGCAAGCAGCAATTGATCGGTGTTGACGGGTTTGGCGAGGTAGTCGGACGCGCCTGCTTCCAGGCATTTCTCACGGTCGCCCTTCATCGCCTTGGCTGTCAGCGCGATGATCGGAAGGCGGGCGAAGGCCGGATTTTCGCGAATGACGCCGATGGTCTGATAGCCATCCATCTGCGGCATCATGATGTCCATCAGCACGATGGCGATCTCCGGATTGGATTCGACCAGCGTCACCGCCTCGCGGCCGGTCGTGGCCGTCAGCACCTTCATGCCCCGCCGTTCCAAGACGCTCGACAGCGCGAAGATGTTGCGGGCGTCGTCGTCGACGAGCAGGGCGGTCTTGCCGATCAGGTCTTCGTCGGAACTGTTCAGCTTCTCCAGCATGCGCTGCTTCTCGACCGGCAGTTCCGTGATCACGCGATGCAGGAACAAGGCGGTCTCGTCGAGCAGGCGCTCCGGCGATTCC includes the following:
- a CDS encoding universal stress protein; its protein translation is MYKDILVHIPTERPMSAVIDGSISLAARLNAHVDAVAVGYVASSTAYVLDGGAAVAAVFEMERERAVERAEAALAIFRSEATNAGISCTCHPLGAIPADAAGSLGEMARLHDLSIVLQPDPAQGSFDNDMPGEILFQAGGPVLFLPYTFRGSFRANRIGICWDGSRLAARAMRDAAPFLARAEEIVIITINEADAVPDEVSASHLARHLGRRGLSTRTVSLSAARADIQPTILSLAADESLDLLVMGGYGHSRLQERFLGGVTRAMLEAMTVPTLMSH
- the rpe gene encoding ribulose-phosphate 3-epimerase; this encodes MTGEILIAPSILAADFARLGEEIRAIDAAGADWIHCDVMDGHFVPNISFGADVIKAIRPATAKIFDVHLMIAPTDPYLEAFAKAGADVITVHAEAGPHLDRSLQAIRALGKKAGVSLCPTTPEAAIEYVLDRLDLVLVMTVNPGFGGQSFLDSQIEKIRRIRSMIGDRPIRLEVDGGITRDNAAAVAAAGADTLVAGSAVFRGKSSADYAGNIAAIRAAAESGRVPKLQHGSAQTIRAGETALTR
- a CDS encoding DUF6496 domain-containing protein, with protein sequence MARKAKKRRYSRSAGGDVEREMRRYKKGTAKSGPGGRGGRVKSRKQAIAIGLSEARAKGKKVPKKASKRKTSKKKTAKKTARKTTKTTKKTSKHKSSKR
- a CDS encoding DUF3072 domain-containing protein, which gives rise to MQVQGKYDARVFLTEQMTRAQGLRLKRLSEEAYQPTQYDRALSSTEAARRIRALEDEIELANSF
- a CDS encoding Do family serine endopeptidase, producing the protein MNDHVNSDTTTSRKILKPRRLALLGTVAALGVAVLAASPASSQFGLNSFIGPAQAAEAAATPPGFGDLVSKVKPAVISVRVKIDQDNDKSAMLQQNRMDSDEDSPFDQFSRQFGFRGPGGMNGMPRQRHQMITGEGSGFFISADGYAVTNNHVVDHAESVQVTMDDGTSYTAKVVGTDPKTDLALIKVDGKRDFPFVKFSDQKPRIGDWVVAVGNPFGLGGTVTAGIVSANGRDIGNGPYDDFIQIDAPINKGNSGGPAFDMNGNVIGVNTAIFSPSGGSVGIGFDIPASTAKLVVAQLKDKGSVTRGWLGVQVQPVSAEIADSLGLKEARGAIVDNPQDGSPAAKAGIEAGDVITAVNGTAIKDSRDLARTIATLAPGTSVKLDVFHKGASKTVTLALGELPNERQAKAGEGKAQPNTGTPRLGLSLAPAGDVQGAGQKGVVVTEVDPQGPAAQRGIQTGDVILNVGGKAVANVGDVRSELAQAKSSGKNSVLLQVKSQEATRFVAVPLA
- the cbbX gene encoding CbbX protein; amino-acid sequence: MLDVPHATTAETNETSFDLRKEAEAAGITDTLQQLEQELIGLRPVKNRVRQIASLLLIERIRQRAGLASSPPTLHMSFTGNPGTGKTTVALRMAKILHGLGFVRRGQVISVTRDDLVGQYIGHTAPKTKEILKKAMGGVLFIDEAYYLHRPDNERDYGQEAIEILLQVMENQREDLVVILAGYGERMTSFFASNPGFRSRIAHHIDFPDYAEAELLVIAELMLKERGYRFSAAAREAFEKYIELRRTQPFFSNARSIRNAVDRIRLRQADRLVSDLNRMLDVADLETIDPTDVLASRVFSGGADAQRSATP
- a CDS encoding HWE histidine kinase domain-containing protein translates to MDHEKVNILLVDDQPAKLLAYEVILKELGENLVIASSGREALEVLLKTEIAVILVDVCMPELDGFELAAMIREHPRFQKTAMIFISAIQVSDIDRLRGYEMGAVDYVPVPVVPEVLRAKIKVFAELYRKTRELERLNRELEDRVRARTAELENSTAKLRESEERRSMAIAAGKMGSWDWDWVNGDWMWDEGQYRIFGVTPETFNVTSANIQALLHPDDVDQFGQAIAAFNTGAHAYEGEFRVSRPDGDVRWCVGTAAATVDQGGRVVRVSGVTVDITERKRAEERQNLLAREVDHRAKNALALAQSIVRLTRADEVKAYVNAVEGRINALARVHTILSLSSWQGAELSRLIDEELAPYSLGGQIKLAGPEVQLAPATAQTLALALALHELFTNSAKYGALSTRSGRLAIGWQVEDDHLTLTWDETGGPLVRTPKSRGFGTRSLLASVESQLGGQAEFNWRAEGLLCRLEVPLTRKTVAPAAASKFDAATSEPLQRASG